A stretch of the uncultured Desulfobacter sp. genome encodes the following:
- a CDS encoding glycosyltransferase family 4 protein → MNNKFYKIIHTSSRLLWGNREKRILCESLWMKNNGHQVVIIAPGDSPLFKKAKQNELKVYPISFKSLAGLGEYGRLKQIFDREQPFVVNAHGKSDAKLALKVAQTTGVPCRIMSRHNGNRVKNTWPNKKIYKTRCNYIFTTSKDSKKHLKETFALSDMQIFAIPDGIFAPDAAVFPNNTTQTAARQKLAKLLGLEIDARFIGVFDKAGPQNKQRFRTTTEQLSRQFPFHHLVISGIPENQDAKYEQLCSQVHILPQTEEKDAFYHALDCCLYFPNPRNFYHGVPLEVTRAMACFCPVIGPDAPGIRDILIDHKTGRVFDPKQPESLPKIIQWTLNTPQTIQAIAWEARAKVEQHYTMDAMGRDILRIYQLRQIKVDRSVQMIS, encoded by the coding sequence ATGAATAATAAATTCTATAAAATCATCCATACATCAAGCCGCCTCCTTTGGGGAAACCGAGAAAAACGAATTCTTTGCGAATCATTGTGGATGAAAAACAACGGTCACCAGGTAGTCATTATCGCGCCTGGGGATAGTCCTTTGTTTAAAAAAGCCAAACAAAACGAATTGAAGGTCTATCCCATATCTTTCAAATCATTAGCCGGTCTTGGTGAGTATGGGCGACTCAAACAAATATTTGATAGAGAACAGCCATTTGTGGTCAATGCCCACGGTAAAAGTGATGCTAAACTCGCGTTAAAGGTGGCCCAGACCACGGGTGTCCCCTGCCGAATCATGTCCCGCCACAATGGGAACCGGGTTAAAAACACCTGGCCCAACAAAAAAATCTATAAAACCCGGTGCAACTATATCTTCACCACCTCAAAAGACAGCAAAAAACATCTTAAAGAGACCTTTGCGCTGTCAGACATGCAGATTTTTGCCATTCCCGATGGCATTTTCGCACCTGATGCCGCCGTTTTCCCAAACAACACAACCCAAACAGCAGCCAGACAGAAATTAGCAAAGCTCTTGGGATTGGAAATAGATGCCCGGTTCATTGGTGTTTTCGATAAAGCAGGGCCCCAAAACAAACAACGGTTTCGCACAACCACGGAGCAACTTAGCCGACAATTTCCTTTTCATCATCTGGTAATTTCCGGTATTCCCGAAAACCAGGACGCTAAGTATGAACAACTCTGCTCCCAGGTGCATATACTGCCGCAGACCGAAGAAAAAGACGCCTTTTACCACGCCCTGGACTGCTGTCTTTATTTCCCCAATCCCCGAAATTTTTATCACGGAGTGCCTTTGGAAGTGACAAGGGCCATGGCTTGCTTTTGCCCGGTGATAGGCCCGGATGCACCTGGCATCAGGGATATTCTTATTGATCATAAAACCGGCAGGGTCTTTGACCCAAAGCAACCTGAATCTTTGCCCAAAATCATCCAATGGACTCTGAATACCCCCCAAACGATCCAGGCTATAGCCTGGGAAGCCCGGGCCAAGGTTGAACAACACTACACCATGGACGCTATGGGCAGGGATATCTTGCGCATTTACCAGTTACGCCAGATAAAAGTTGATCGAAGCGTTCAAATGATCTCCTAA
- the kdsB gene encoding 3-deoxy-manno-octulosonate cytidylyltransferase has translation MPIAVIPARFGSSRLGGKPLVNIAGKPMIQRVFEQSQKSSVVTRTIVATDDERIVNAVKSFGGDAVMTSDTCRSGTDRVAETAAMLGAADEDIIINIQGDQPVFDPKSLDDLIRPFEENPGLTMSTLAYKIKNPREITDPKDVKVVFNRQGFAMYFSRAQIPFPRDGQTDVDYFKHLGFYAYTKAFLDQIVTLDSGTCEQVEKLEQLRVLEYGFPIKVAVTQYDSPEIDLPEDIERVEAALRSQC, from the coding sequence ATGCCTATCGCAGTGATACCCGCACGCTTTGGTTCTAGCCGGCTTGGTGGCAAACCGTTGGTTAATATTGCAGGCAAACCCATGATTCAGCGGGTATTTGAGCAATCCCAGAAATCATCCGTGGTAACTAGGACCATTGTTGCCACGGATGATGAACGTATTGTCAATGCCGTGAAATCGTTTGGAGGAGACGCCGTAATGACCTCGGATACCTGCCGGTCAGGTACGGATCGGGTGGCTGAAACCGCCGCGATGCTCGGGGCGGCTGATGAAGATATCATCATCAATATCCAGGGGGATCAACCTGTGTTTGATCCCAAAAGCCTTGATGATTTAATCCGGCCCTTTGAGGAGAATCCCGGTCTTACCATGTCCACCCTGGCATATAAGATCAAAAACCCCCGGGAGATCACAGATCCCAAAGATGTTAAGGTCGTGTTCAATCGCCAGGGCTTTGCCATGTATTTTTCCCGGGCACAGATTCCCTTTCCCCGGGACGGACAGACAGATGTAGATTACTTTAAGCATTTAGGATTTTACGCATACACCAAAGCCTTTTTAGACCAAATTGTCACACTTGACAGCGGTACCTGCGAACAGGTGGAAAAACTGGAGCAGCTTCGGGTACTGGAATACGGGTTCCCCATAAAAGTGGCTGTCACCCAATATGATTCACCGGAGATTGATCTGCCCGAAGATATTGAACGAGTTGAAGCTGCCTTGCGCTCACAATGTTGA
- a CDS encoding iron-containing alcohol dehydrogenase family protein, whose translation MFRNFKLVPNILFGRGCFAQLDEVVGGRRKSGEDWAVFVVDDVFKGKGLEKRIPLHDNDFLLWVNVADEPKTGYVDKLTLEAKNFNTALPCAVIGIGGGSAMDLAKSVSLMLTNEGSSTEYQGWDLIKNPAIWHAAVPTLSGTGAEVSRTAVLTGPEKKLGLNSDYTVFDQVVLDPELTAGVPKDQHFYTGMDCYIHCIESLQGTYINEFSKAYGEKSLDLCRQVFVDNHPDSADKLMMASFFGGMSIAYSQVGACHALSYGLAYVLGTHHGVGCCITFDTLDEYYPDGVKEFRSIMEKTGVDIPRGLAKELTDDQMETMISVALNLDPLWENCLGKDWKTIMTRDKARSLFEKM comes from the coding sequence ATGTTCAGAAATTTTAAGCTGGTTCCCAATATTCTCTTCGGCCGGGGTTGTTTTGCCCAGCTTGACGAGGTTGTGGGCGGCCGGCGCAAGTCCGGTGAAGACTGGGCTGTTTTTGTGGTGGATGATGTATTTAAAGGCAAGGGACTTGAAAAACGCATCCCCTTGCATGACAACGATTTTCTTTTGTGGGTCAATGTCGCCGATGAGCCCAAAACAGGCTATGTGGATAAGCTCACCCTGGAAGCTAAAAATTTCAACACCGCCCTTCCCTGCGCCGTCATCGGCATTGGCGGCGGCTCTGCCATGGATCTTGCAAAATCGGTCTCATTAATGCTTACCAACGAGGGCTCATCCACCGAGTACCAGGGATGGGATTTGATCAAGAACCCGGCGATTTGGCATGCAGCCGTCCCCACCCTTTCCGGTACGGGTGCCGAAGTTTCCCGGACCGCTGTACTCACCGGACCCGAAAAAAAATTGGGACTGAACTCGGATTATACGGTGTTCGACCAGGTGGTTTTAGACCCTGAACTCACCGCAGGGGTGCCCAAAGACCAACACTTTTACACCGGCATGGACTGCTATATCCACTGCATTGAATCTTTGCAGGGAACTTATATCAATGAATTCTCCAAAGCCTATGGGGAAAAATCCTTGGATCTTTGCCGCCAGGTGTTTGTGGATAACCACCCGGACTCGGCAGACAAACTGATGATGGCCTCCTTTTTTGGCGGCATGAGCATTGCCTATTCCCAGGTTGGCGCGTGCCATGCCCTGTCTTATGGCCTGGCCTATGTGCTTGGCACCCATCACGGAGTAGGCTGCTGCATCACCTTTGACACCTTAGACGAATATTATCCCGACGGCGTAAAAGAATTTCGCTCCATTATGGAAAAAACAGGGGTGGACATTCCCAGAGGCCTGGCAAAGGAACTTACAGATGATCAGATGGAAACCATGATCAGTGTGGCTCTGAATCTGGATCCTCTGTGGGAAAACTGCCTGGGCAAAGACTGGAAAACGATCATGACCCGCGACAAGGCGCGCAGCCTTTTTGAGAAGATGTAA
- a CDS encoding DegT/DnrJ/EryC1/StrS family aminotransferase: protein MPGFELFSDEERKQVNDVLETGVLFRYGFEGVRNGHFKALEFEKKLAQITGAGFSHLCSSGTAALCTALAACGIGAGDEVIVPPFTFVATFEAVIQAGAIPVFADIDQTLCLDPDRLEAAVTSRTKAVVPVHMCGSMARIDEIKAFCDKKGLVLLEDACQSLGASFQGSHLGTFGKAGCFSFDSVKTVTCGEGGGIITNDEDIYTRCDQYSDHGHDHLGGPDRGADDHPIMGTNYRICELNAAVGLAQLGKLDRIVEIQKKNKAAIKDAMQAVEGVTFRELPDPAGDSATFLSFFMPSQDRAEQAAKRLAENGAPCAYWYNNNWHYYKKWHHLKQMKRSARLPFELSADLPDYAGLVLEQSENIMKRTLSMQIMLSWTAEDMEKRIQAVLNALT, encoded by the coding sequence ATGCCTGGCTTTGAATTATTTTCAGATGAGGAACGTAAACAAGTCAATGATGTACTGGAAACAGGCGTTTTATTCAGGTACGGATTTGAAGGCGTCAGAAACGGTCACTTTAAGGCCTTGGAATTTGAAAAAAAACTGGCCCAAATAACAGGTGCCGGGTTCAGCCATCTATGTTCCAGCGGCACTGCAGCCCTTTGCACAGCCCTTGCGGCCTGCGGCATCGGAGCCGGGGATGAGGTCATTGTACCACCGTTTACCTTTGTGGCCACTTTTGAAGCTGTTATTCAGGCGGGTGCAATCCCGGTATTTGCAGACATTGACCAGACCCTCTGCCTGGACCCGGACCGCCTGGAAGCGGCAGTAACGTCGCGGACAAAGGCCGTGGTGCCGGTGCATATGTGTGGATCCATGGCAAGAATTGATGAAATCAAAGCCTTTTGTGATAAAAAGGGCCTGGTGCTTCTGGAAGATGCCTGCCAGTCACTGGGCGCAAGTTTCCAAGGCAGCCATCTGGGCACATTCGGCAAGGCCGGTTGTTTTTCATTTGACTCGGTCAAAACCGTAACCTGTGGTGAAGGCGGCGGTATTATCACAAACGATGAAGATATTTACACCCGGTGTGACCAGTATTCAGACCATGGCCATGACCACTTAGGCGGGCCGGACCGAGGTGCAGATGACCATCCCATCATGGGCACCAACTACAGAATCTGCGAACTCAATGCCGCAGTGGGGCTTGCCCAGTTAGGCAAGCTTGACCGCATCGTTGAAATCCAGAAAAAAAATAAAGCCGCCATTAAAGATGCCATGCAAGCGGTTGAAGGTGTTACTTTCCGCGAACTCCCTGACCCGGCCGGAGATTCCGCCACGTTCTTAAGCTTTTTTATGCCCTCACAAGATCGGGCCGAACAGGCGGCAAAAAGACTTGCGGAAAACGGAGCGCCTTGCGCTTATTGGTATAATAACAACTGGCATTACTATAAAAAATGGCACCATCTCAAACAGATGAAACGGTCGGCCAGACTCCCCTTTGAATTGAGTGCAGATCTGCCGGATTATGCCGGCCTTGTGCTTGAACAAAGCGAAAATATTATGAAGCGGACCTTGTCCATGCAGATCATGCTCTCCTGGACCGCGGAAGATATGGAGAAACGTATACAAGCGGTATTAAACGCTTTAACATAG
- a CDS encoding radical SAM protein produces the protein MRNKQQFFTMADEKPTQIYQGYEQGPICPINDAYSLLLRLIRNCPWNRCAFCPVYKKQKFSIRPVEDIIKDIDLIRTYIDRLRLENATPIALDQERIHTIYTGFEVRDRVAFNNAVKWYAAGMTSIFLQDANPLVMKPKDLVFILGHIKDCFPQIETIATYARSSTINQLPDGTLKQLHKLGLNRIHVGVESGSNLVLNRMRKGVDRFGHIEACKRIQQAGIELYTYVMPGLGGVDLSIEHALETAEALNAINPDVIKIRTLGLSPSTELAHWQMRGMFEKPGDAMIATEVRLMLETLGNIESRIKSDHILNLFETVTGKMPHDKDKMIGIIDRFFELDPQKRILYQIGRRMGFFKGLGDMDTSPQMDQVRLACENYGVTPKNVDQILDRLMMRFV, from the coding sequence ATGAGGAACAAACAACAGTTTTTTACCATGGCAGACGAGAAACCGACACAGATATATCAGGGATATGAACAGGGACCCATTTGTCCGATCAATGATGCATACAGCCTGCTGCTGCGTCTGATCCGGAACTGTCCCTGGAATCGATGTGCCTTTTGCCCGGTCTATAAAAAACAGAAATTTTCCATACGCCCTGTGGAAGATATTATTAAAGACATTGACCTGATTCGTACCTACATTGACAGACTGCGTCTTGAAAATGCCACCCCCATTGCCTTAGACCAGGAACGGATTCATACCATTTATACAGGTTTTGAGGTGCGTGACCGGGTTGCATTCAACAATGCCGTCAAATGGTATGCCGCAGGCATGACTTCCATTTTTCTCCAGGATGCCAATCCTTTGGTCATGAAGCCCAAGGACCTTGTTTTTATTCTCGGGCACATCAAGGATTGCTTTCCACAAATCGAGACCATTGCCACCTATGCCAGAAGCAGCACTATCAATCAATTGCCTGACGGTACTCTGAAGCAATTGCATAAACTGGGGCTTAACCGGATTCACGTGGGGGTTGAAAGTGGATCCAATTTAGTGCTTAACCGTATGCGCAAAGGCGTTGACAGATTCGGCCACATAGAGGCGTGTAAACGGATCCAGCAGGCGGGTATTGAATTATATACATATGTGATGCCCGGCTTAGGTGGTGTTGATCTCTCCATCGAGCATGCCCTTGAGACCGCTGAGGCCCTGAATGCAATCAATCCGGATGTGATAAAAATTCGGACCCTGGGTCTTTCACCTTCCACAGAACTCGCCCACTGGCAGATGCGGGGTATGTTTGAAAAACCGGGTGATGCCATGATTGCTACGGAAGTGCGCCTGATGCTTGAGACCCTTGGTAATATCGAGTCTCGTATAAAAAGTGATCACATCCTGAATTTGTTTGAAACCGTTACCGGGAAGATGCCCCATGACAAGGATAAAATGATCGGGATCATTGACCGTTTTTTTGAATTGGACCCCCAAAAACGTATCCTTTACCAAATTGGTCGGCGCATGGGGTTTTTCAAAGGGCTTGGAGATATGGATACCAGTCCCCAGATGGACCAGGTGCGGCTTGCCTGTGAAAATTACGGGGTGACCCCGAAGAACGTGGATCAGATATTAGACCGGTTAATGATGCGGTTTGTCTGA